TAACAACGCGCTCGCTAAAAATGATTTTACTGCATGCAACTGATCAGTAATGGCATCTACAGGAATTGGATGATAATCACTTGCAACCGTATCAAAACTCGGCAGTGTTAAAAGCTCACTTAATAACGCAAGGTCTTTAACGTTTGAGGTAAGTAAATAGCGAAACAACGCCACTATTTCTTCATTAATTTGCGTGCCGTTATCGATGCCTGCTTTTAGCGCGTCAACCATTATACGCTGCATCGCATCCCACTTTGAAAAATCGCTGCGCGCATATTTAACAATCGTGATTAGCTCAGAAAGAGATTGTTCAAACTTCACTTTACATGGCGCTGAGAAATCTTCTAAAAAGACGACCGCAGTGTCTTTTGCAATATTTTCAAATATAAATTGCTGACGTGCATCTGTTAGGTTGATAACGCGGTCAACCTTATTGCCGTCAATAACTAAGGGTTGTGATTTACCTTCAGGTGAAATAAGTTCTAGTGCGATTGGAATATGCAATGGCGATTTTTCAATTTGATCTTGCGTGGCTGGTGTAAACTGCGACACAGTCAGCGTTAGTGTATTGTCAGCATCATTAAATTCTCGCTCTACCGCAAGCTCAGGTGTACCTGACTGACTATACCATTTCGAGAAAAGCGAAAGATCAATGTTAGATGCGTCTTGCATACTTTTTACAAAATCATCGCATGTCGCCGCTGTGCCATCATGGCGTTCAATATACAATTGCATGCCTTTTTGGAAGTTTTCTTCCCCCAAAATTGTATGCATCATACGGATCACTTCTGACCCCTTGTCATATACAGTAACGGTATAAAAGTTATTCATTTCGATAACTTTTTCAGGGCGGATCGGGTGTGCCATCGGACCTGCATCTTCACTAAACTGCGGTCCACGCATCACTTTTACTGCATCAATTCTATTTAATGCACGTGAGCCAATGTCTGAGCTAAATTCTTGGTCGCGAAATACCGTTAAACCTTCTTTTAACGATAATTGAAACCAATCCTGACACGTTACTCGGTTACCTGTCCAATTGTGAAAATATTCGTGACCCACAATGCTTTCAATGGTGTGATAATCTCGATCGGTCGCAGTAGCTTGGTTTGCCAATACACATTTTGAGTTAAATACATTTAACCCTTTGTTTTCCATTGCCCCCATATTGAAGAAGTCAACCGCAACAATCATGTATATATCAAGATCGTATTCAAGGTTAAAACGCTCTTCATCCCACTTCATTGCACGCTTTAACGAAGCCATCGCGTGATCAGCTTTATCAAGATTACCTTTATCAACAAATAGCTCGAGTTTTACATCGCGGCCAGAGCGTGTTTTAAAGTTATCATGTAATACATCAAAATCACCTGCCACTAATGCAAACAAATAGCTCGGTTTGTTGTAAGGGTCTTGCCAAGTGCTAAAGTGACGCCCATCAGCCAACTCGCCAGACTCAATTTTGTTACCATTAGACAATAAATGGGTAAACGCCTTATCTGCAATAACCTTTACTGTATATTTGGTTAATACGTCGGGACGGTCTTGAAAATAAGTGATCTTGCGAAACCCTTCAGCTTCACATTGTGTACAGTAAGCACCATCGGATAAATATAACCCTTCAAGTGACGTATTGTTTTGTGGGTCAATTTCAGTTTCGATATGTAGTTCAAACTCTGCTGGCAAGTTTTTCAGCGTCAAACCTAGCTCAGACATTTCATAATCGCTAAACGGTAAGCCATTTACGTTAATGCACAATAATGTTTGATTGACGCCATCTAGCCATAACTCATTATTCGCGCCGACACGCTGATACTGCGCTTTTTGTAATACACGGGTTTGCGTCGCTTTTAAGTCAAATTCTAAATACAGTGACGAAACCGTGTAATCCGGTGCTTTATAATCAGTTCTGAACTTAGCTTGGTTAGTTGATTTTTCTTGTGTTGTCATAACGTTTGCTCCACAAAATTATTCATCGCTTGTC
This region of Pseudoalteromonas spongiae UST010723-006 genomic DNA includes:
- the pepN gene encoding aminopeptidase N; translation: MTTQEKSTNQAKFRTDYKAPDYTVSSLYLEFDLKATQTRVLQKAQYQRVGANNELWLDGVNQTLLCINVNGLPFSDYEMSELGLTLKNLPAEFELHIETEIDPQNNTSLEGLYLSDGAYCTQCEAEGFRKITYFQDRPDVLTKYTVKVIADKAFTHLLSNGNKIESGELADGRHFSTWQDPYNKPSYLFALVAGDFDVLHDNFKTRSGRDVKLELFVDKGNLDKADHAMASLKRAMKWDEERFNLEYDLDIYMIVAVDFFNMGAMENKGLNVFNSKCVLANQATATDRDYHTIESIVGHEYFHNWTGNRVTCQDWFQLSLKEGLTVFRDQEFSSDIGSRALNRIDAVKVMRGPQFSEDAGPMAHPIRPEKVIEMNNFYTVTVYDKGSEVIRMMHTILGEENFQKGMQLYIERHDGTAATCDDFVKSMQDASNIDLSLFSKWYSQSGTPELAVEREFNDADNTLTLTVSQFTPATQDQIEKSPLHIPIALELISPEGKSQPLVIDGNKVDRVINLTDARQQFIFENIAKDTAVVFLEDFSAPCKVKFEQSLSELITIVKYARSDFSKWDAMQRIMVDALKAGIDNGTQINEEIVALFRYLLTSNVKDLALLSELLTLPSFDTVASDYHPIPVDAITDQLHAVKSFLASALLSDIAARYQTLNENGELDATSIATRALKGRLLDYLAAADWQDVDSELETQFASDNMTNSLNALSAACENKRTSHEGLLERFKDKWHHDVLVLDKWLALKGRLKDDNTTNVIRAMFESGEVDITNPNRVRALLMSYCMFNPQSFHALNGEGYRLLTDLLIKLDKINPQNAARLITPLLSFKRHTDERQLHVKAQLQRLADLPDLSPDLFEKVSNALNGA